One stretch of Lentisphaerota bacterium DNA includes these proteins:
- a CDS encoding FAD-dependent oxidoreductase encodes MVTLNIDRRPVDVPAGTTLLVAARRLGIAIPTLCFRDGLEHVTSCMLCVVEDVRTGCLHPACSTPVQDGMDIATASGTVLEARRTALELLLGDHLGDCEGPCARACAAGMNIPAMLRAIRDGDLREAIRVVKRHIALPAALGRICPAPCEKACRRGTHDAPVAICRLKRFVADADLASPDPYLPERLESSGFRVAVVGAGPAGLSAACALARDGHACTVFEKGDRPGGGLRAPELSDTLPSAVLNAEIAQIARLGMTFETGVEIGVTCSLHDLKQRFDAIILAWGASASSLLDPLGLESGPHGITANWRTHRTGDPVIFACGNAVVPGRLAVRAVAQGQAAALAVGQMLRGEAVVGTRHRYNHRLSAALTPDELAAFMTGTAPGPRTEPADHATGGYSTDEAPGEAARCLHCDCRKPEACQLRRYADDYGVNPRGWKPAHRRPVEIVRHGNTVYEPGKCIACGICVRIANAAREPLGLTFIGRGFTVRIGVPFHESLEKGLSQVAAACVEACPTGALAHDR; translated from the coding sequence ATGGTTACGCTAAACATTGACCGGCGCCCGGTGGACGTGCCTGCTGGAACAACCCTGCTGGTCGCGGCCCGCAGGCTCGGCATCGCCATCCCAACGCTCTGCTTTCGCGATGGCCTGGAGCACGTCACCTCCTGCATGCTCTGCGTGGTCGAGGACGTCCGGACGGGTTGCCTGCATCCCGCGTGCTCCACCCCGGTTCAGGACGGCATGGACATCGCGACCGCCAGCGGGACGGTACTGGAGGCGCGCCGCACGGCTCTGGAACTGCTGCTGGGGGATCATCTCGGCGATTGCGAAGGCCCCTGCGCGCGCGCCTGTGCGGCGGGTATGAACATCCCCGCCATGCTGCGCGCGATCCGCGACGGCGATTTGCGCGAGGCGATTCGCGTCGTCAAGCGGCACATCGCGCTCCCCGCAGCGCTGGGACGGATCTGCCCGGCGCCCTGCGAAAAGGCGTGCCGCCGCGGCACGCACGACGCGCCGGTCGCAATCTGCAGGCTCAAGCGTTTCGTGGCCGACGCCGACCTCGCCTCGCCGGACCCGTATCTTCCCGAGCGCCTGGAATCGAGCGGCTTCCGGGTGGCCGTGGTCGGCGCCGGCCCGGCCGGGCTCTCCGCCGCCTGCGCGCTCGCGCGCGACGGACACGCATGCACCGTGTTTGAAAAAGGCGACAGGCCCGGCGGAGGCTTGCGCGCGCCGGAGCTGAGTGACACACTGCCGTCGGCCGTGCTCAACGCCGAAATCGCGCAAATCGCCCGCCTCGGCATGACCTTTGAGACCGGCGTGGAGATCGGCGTCACCTGCTCGCTTCACGACCTCAAACAGCGTTTTGACGCAATCATTCTGGCGTGGGGTGCCAGCGCATCCAGCCTCCTGGACCCCCTCGGACTCGAAAGTGGTCCGCACGGGATCACAGCAAACTGGAGAACCCACCGCACCGGCGACCCCGTGATCTTTGCGTGCGGCAACGCGGTGGTGCCTGGCCGACTGGCCGTGCGGGCGGTTGCGCAGGGACAGGCCGCCGCCCTCGCGGTCGGCCAGATGCTGCGCGGCGAGGCGGTCGTCGGAACGCGGCACCGCTACAATCACCGGCTCAGCGCTGCCCTGACGCCGGACGAGCTCGCGGCTTTCATGACCGGAACTGCGCCGGGGCCACGCACGGAGCCTGCGGATCACGCGACGGGCGGCTACTCAACGGACGAGGCACCCGGAGAGGCGGCGCGGTGCCTCCACTGCGATTGCCGCAAACCCGAGGCCTGCCAATTGCGCCGCTATGCCGACGACTACGGGGTGAATCCGCGCGGCTGGAAACCGGCCCATCGGCGTCCGGTCGAGATCGTGCGACACGGCAACACCGTCTACGAACCGGGAAAATGCATCGCCTGCGGCATCTGCGTGCGCATCGCCAACGCCGCCCGGGAACCGCTGGGCCTAACCTTCATTGGCCGAGGCTTTACCGTGCGGATCGGGGTTCCCTTCCATGAGTCATTGGAGAAGGGATTGAGCCAAGTCGCCGCCGCCTGCGTTGAAGCCTGCCCCACCGGCGCGCTGGCCCATGACCGGTGA